From the Megalops cyprinoides isolate fMegCyp1 chromosome 21, fMegCyp1.pri, whole genome shotgun sequence genome, one window contains:
- the ndufs6 gene encoding NADH dehydrogenase [ubiquinone] iron-sulfur protein 6, mitochondrial, with protein MAAPAGRLLSFGKNARTLLAPLRLLSVSVHQYGAQVSSTGEKITHTGQVYDEQDVRRMRFVNRPKEVNENFAIKMVAEEPVSTVETRIVSCDGGGGALGHPKVYINLDKETKTGTCGYCGLQFQQKHHH; from the exons atggccgCCCCCGCCGGTAGGCTGCTGTCCTTCGGTAAAAATGCGAGGACACTTCTGGCACCACTGAGGTTGTTGTCAGTTTCTGTTCATCAGTATGGTGCTCAGGTGTCTAGTACCGGTGAGAAGATCACGCACACCGGACAG GTGTACGACGAACAAGACGTGAGGAGAATGAGATTTGTGAACAGACCAAAAGAG GTGAATGAGAACTTTGCCATTAAGATGGTGGCGGAGGAGCCAGTGAGCACTGTGGAGACCAGGATAGTGTCATgtgatggaggtggaggagctcTCGGTCATCCCAAAGTCTACATCAATCTG GATAAAGAGACCAAAACGGGCACATGCGGTTACTGTGGCCTGCAGTTCCAGCAGAAGCATCACCACTGA